One Aspergillus oryzae RIB40 DNA, chromosome 2 genomic window carries:
- a CDS encoding uncharacterized protein (predicted protein), with amino-acid sequence MAGYHNWFEYGRNDAEHSAGVLWLRSIETISFDRHPSTATHLRVALFLLRTMEIFRQLGLDGEMEIESASDFDLDAGLLIVDKLIGGEVLAGMQEPDPARTAKLTPCKRLWLTQNMFEPLLRRGAHRFGAEQCFGTRVVHYEEQKDGVIVVC; translated from the exons atggcCGGTTATCATAATTGGTTCGAGTATGGTCGGAATGACGCTGAGCATTCTGCTGGGGTATTGTGG CTACGCAGCATAGAGACCATTTCCTTCGACCGACATCCATCAACAGCGACGCATCTTCGTGTCGCACTATTTTTATTAAGAACGATGGAGATTTTTAGGCAGTTGGGCTTGGATGGTGAGATGGAAATCGAGAGTGCATCCGATTTTGACTTGGATGCGGGACTGCTTATCGTGGACAAACTCATTGGGGGAGAAGTTCTCGCTGGAATGCAGGAGCCAGACCCAGCCCGAACTGCTAAGCTTACACCATGCAAGCGTTTGTGGCTAACACAAAATATGTTTGAACCGTTGCTTCGTCGCGGGGCGCATCGTTTCGGGGCAGAGCAATGTTTCGGGACACGAGTCGTGCACTacgaggagcagaaggatgGCGTTATAGTGGTTTGTTAA